The Streptomyces sp. V4I8 genome includes the window TCACCGTCCCCCGCTCGGTACGCCGGGCCGCAGGCCCCGTGGGCCTCGTCCTCCTCTGGTTCATCACCTCGGCCACCGGTCTGCTCCCGGAGTCCGTGCTGGCCTCCCCCGTGGACGTGATCAAGCAGGCGATCGAACTCACCGGGAACGGCGAACTACCCGGTGCCATCGCCGCCTCGGGCCGCCGCGCCGCCACCGGCTTCCTGATCGGCGCGACGATCGCGCTGAGCCTGTCCCTGCTGGCCGGCCTGTTCCGGCTCGGCGAGGACGTCATCGACTCCTCGATGGGCATGTTCCGGGCGATCCCCTGGGTGGGTCTGATCCCGCTGTTCATCGTCTGGTTCGGCATCGAGGAGACCCCGAAGATCGCACTGGTCGCGCTCGGTGTGACGTACCCGCTGTACTTCAACATCTACGGCGGCATCCGCTCCACCGACGCCCAACTCGTCGAGGCCGCCCGGATGATGGGGCTCGGCCGGCTGGGTCTCG containing:
- a CDS encoding ABC transporter permease translates to MTPEPLQLPALAKPSTRVTIRGTARTGRRFTVPRSVRRAAGPVGLVLLWFITSATGLLPESVLASPVDVIKQAIELTGNGELPGAIAASGRRAATGFLIGATIALSLSLLAGLFRLGEDVIDSSMGMFRAIPWVGLIPLFIVWFGIEETPKIALVALGVTYPLYFNIYGGIRSTDAQLVEAARMMGLGRLGLVTYVILPSALPGALVGLRYALSTAWLALVFAEQINADAGLGYLMSNAQQYFRTDVIVLCLAVYALLGLACDFAVRILSRRLLTWRANFEGEA